Genomic window (Megamonas funiformis):
GCAAAAAAAGTATATTTATTGCGAGCTTGAGACTCACCTGCAAATGCTGTCCATAAATTTTGCTCTGTTTTACTTCCTTTTAAATCCATAGTATACACTCTCCTTCATGAATAAAATCAAAAAAACAATAAACCGAACTAGTAAATAATTATTATTAATTAATATTATATACTATTTTTCTTGATAGTCAAGATATTTTCATATATTTAAATATAATTTGTTTTAAAATATATATTGTATACATTTACACATTTACACTTTTTGTTATATAATAGATTTCATAATTGATATTGAATGTATCAAATAATGAATTTATTGCTATTAATATTTATGTCAAAATTATGTATATATTTGAGAGTTTGGGAGTGTAGCTTTGAAAAATATTATTTACTTGAAAACACAACGTTGCAAAGGCTGCGGTATTTGTGTAGCTTTTTGTCCCAAAAAAGTTTTGCAATTAGATGTATTAAATCACTGTCAGATTGTCAATGCTGATGCTTGTAT
Coding sequences:
- a CDS encoding 4Fe-4S binding protein, whose amino-acid sequence is MKNIIYLKTQRCKGCGICVAFCPKKVLQLDVLNHCQIVNADACIGCGQCELRCPDYAIFVDKEEN